A window of Micromonas commoda chromosome 13, complete sequence contains these coding sequences:
- a CDS encoding predicted protein — protein RFSSLTPPLRPESMEVLAAQGFERATPVQAAAIGLLAGNKDVAVEACTGSGKTLAFVLPMVEILARASKEQSFRKHHVGAVVVSPTRELARQIFDVAAPFMATLPDMAPPMLLVGGTDVNEDVRAFAAAGAAALIGTPGRLDDLMLRSNAFDAKRCELLVLDEADRLLSMGFARAINAIIARLPKQRRTGLFSATQTDEVEELARAGLRNPVRVTVRDSAAQAAANAAKASGLPANSAAARGKLPAQLKLLYKVCKVDERLWRLREFLKENADKKTIVYFLTCACVDYFATAMCDGAPASPGDDVDVVALHGKMKQSQREQALGRFAAGAGGCLLCTDVAARGLDIPGVDWVVQFDAPQDPAAFVHRVGRTARMGRDGSALLFLSPHESSYVEFLRVRHIHLREEGSDEDAADTEAVEGGNRLCDELRARSEKNREAMEKGVRAFVSYLRGYKEHHCRFIFRFKELELARLARSLGLLRLPRMKEIRKAPKSSLKGFTESSVNPDAVPFEDRAREKQRQRALAEEAARR, from the exons CGGTTCAGCTCGCTCACCCCGCCGCTCCGACCCGAGTCGatggaggtgctcgcggcgcagggaTTCGAGCGCGCCACCCCGGTGcaggccgccgcgatcgggcTGCTCGCGGGTAAcaaggacgtcgcggtggaggcgtgCACGGGAAGTGGCAAGACCCTCGCGTTCGTCCTCCCGATGGTGGAGAtcctggcgcgcgcgtccaagGAGCAGTCGTTCCGTAAACAtcacgtcggcgcggtcgtcgtctccccgacgcgcgagctcgcgagaCAGatcttcgacgtcgccgcgccgttcatGGCGACGCTACCCGACATGGCACCGCCCAtgctcctcgtcggaggCACCGACGTCAACGAGGACGTCCgagcgttcgcggcggccggcgcggcTGCGCTCATCGGCACCCCAGGTCGCCTCGACGATCTCATGCTGAGGTccaacgcgttcgacgccaaGCGAtgcgagctcctcgtcctcgacgaggcggacagGCTCCTCAGCATGGGTTTCGCCAGGGCCATCAACGCCATCATCGCGAGGCTGCCCAAGCAGCGCCGCACCGGGCTGTTCAGCGCCACGCAGACGGATGAGGTTGAGGAACTGGCCCGAGCGGGGCTTCGCAACCCCGTGAGGGTCACGGTGAGGGactccgcggcgcaggcggcggcgaacgcggcgaaagCGTCGGGTCTGCCCGCaaactccgcggcggcgcggggtaaGCTCCCGGCGCAGCTCAAGCTGCTGTACAAGGTGTGCAAGGTCGACGAGAGGCTCTGGCGTCTCCGAGAGTTCCTCAAGGAAAACGCGGACAAGAAGACCATCGTCTACTTTCTCAcctgcgcgtgcgtcgactacttcgccaccgccatgtgcgacggcgcgcccgcgtcccccggcgacgacgtcgacgtcgtggcgctGCACGGCAAGATGAAGCAGTCGCAGCGCGAGCAGGCGCTCGGtcggttcgcggcgggcgcggggggatgTTTGCTGTGCACCgacgtggcggcgaggggttTGGACATCCCGGGCGTCGACTGGGTCGTCCAGTTCGACGCGCCGcaggacccggcggcgttcgtGCACAGGGTCgggcgcaccgcgcggatgGGACGGGACGGCAGCGCGCTGCTGTTCCTGTCGCCGCACGAGTCGTCGTACGTTGAGTTTCTGAGGGTGCGGCACATACACCTGCGGGAG gaggggtccgacgaggacgccgcggacacgGAGGCTGTCGAGGGCGGCAACCGGCTctgcgacgagctccgcgccagGTCCGAGAAGAACCGCGAGGCGATGGAGAAGGGCGTACGCGCGTTTGTCTCGTACCTGCGGGGGTACAAGGAGCACCACTGCCGCTTCATCTTCAGGTTCAAGGaactcgagctcgcgcgcctgGCCCGCTCGCTCGGGCTCCTACGGCTGCCGCGGATGAAGGAGATTCGCAAGGCGCCCAAGTCTTCGCTCAAGGGTTTCACCGAGTCGTCTGTGAACCCGGACGCTGTGCCGTTTGAGGACAGGGCGCGAGAGAAGCAGcggcagcgcgcgctcgccgaggaggctgcgagaCGA
- a CDS encoding predicted protein, with the protein FEEYYRRQAILPDEEWGSFLSHLRKPLPVTFRMSNMASHANGVAEALAEGKHLLRPRQQLYNEVTGRPIPPPKELRWCNGWQLGCDKMALKYSRTPELREFQRWLVKYNSTGVLTRQAVDSMVPAAILGVEPHHFVLDMCASPGSKTTQCIEQLNANNTAAGSIPTGCVVANDINPRRAYFLVRRCAALGAATGSLMVTNHHAQWFPNPGDSGRYPEGVYDRIICDVPCSGDGTLRKNPQIWSEWRPEFAMGLHQLQLRIAQRGAALLKVGGYMVYSTCSFNPVENEAVVAELVRRCGGALEIVDASDRVADLKRRPGMKHWRVVTMVDDETVEYPTYEDSQKESVSVGLRRKFERSMWPPKSGVTKLGKRIKGPPLERCMRLMPHLQDMGGFFATLL; encoded by the exons TTCGAGGAATACTACCGCCGACAGGCCATCCTCCCGGACGAGGAGTGGGGCTCGTTCCTGTCGCACCTCCGCAAGCCCCTGCCGGTGACGTTCAGGATGAGCAACATGGCGAGCCACGCGAACGgcgtggcggaggcgctcgccgagggcaAGCACCTGTTACGGCCCAGGCAACAGCTGTACAACGAAGTCACCGGCAGGCCCATACCGCCGCCCAAGGAGCTCAGGTGGTGCAACGGATGGCAGCTCGGGTGCGACAAGATGGCGCTGAAGTACTCGCGAACCCCCGAGCTTCGCGAGTTTCAGCGGTGGCTGGTCAAGTACAACAGCACCGGAGTGCTGACGAGGCAGGCGGTGGACTCGATGGTCCCCGCGGCGATATTAGGCGTCGAGCCCCACCACTTCGTCCTCGACATGTGCGCGTCACCCGGGAGCAAGACGACGCAGTGCATAGAGCAGCTGAACGCGAACAACACggccgcgggttcgattccgaccgggtgcgtcgtcgcgaacgacATCAACCCCCGACGGGCGTACTTCCTCGTCAGGCGATGCGCcgcgttgggcgcggcgacggggtcgcTGATGGTCACGAACCATCACGCGCAGTGGTTCCCGAATCCGGGC gactCCGGCCGGTACCCCGAGGGCGTGTACGATCGCATAATCTGCGACGTCCCGTgctcgggcgacggcacgcTTCGAAAGAACCCTCAGATTTGGTCCGAGTGGCGACCGGAGTTTGCGATGGGCCTGCACCAGCTGCAGCTGCGGATCGCGCagaggggcgccgcgctgctcaaGGTGGGAGGGTACATGGTGTACAGCACGTGTTCGTTCAATCCGGTGGAGAAcgaggcggtggtggcggagCTGGTGCGAAGGTGCGGCGGGGCGCTGGAGATTGTGGACGCTTCGGACAGGGTAGCGGACTTGAAGCGCCGGCCAGGGATGAAACACTGGCGCGTGGTGACGATGGTGGACGACGAAACCGTGGAGTACCCGACGTACGAGGACTCGCAAAAGGAATCCGTGTCCGTCGGCCTCCGGCGCAAGTTCGAGAGGTCGATGTGGCCTCCCAAGAGCGGCGTGACGAAACTGGGGAAACGGATCAAGGGACCGCCGCTGGAGCGGTGCATGCGCCTGATGCCGCACCTGCAGGATATGGGAGGTTTCTTCGCCACGCTCCTGA
- a CDS encoding predicted protein, which produces MYAATDHRVNVAEEGNPQLQPLVAHSSRRAAGSAHATLFSVAIVLGTFAAGLIAGNTAIAPGTLSLLGSPHSSSVSGAPHSSSVSGAPHSSGVSVTESSAAPAAADQPRLGDHHRAPSHAHQGDGEAEEEDQVSLDNARADLGFDAWSKEVKKWKKEASKWKKEASKFKKDADNRLNVINHVKSDANEMWGDVVNVKDEIHDIVNKAKRLVTTVANAPAKLFKQIEKHVIPTDAAGLIRAIDIPKVGGASAAAALGRAMGSGPAIFLPQNEGALRSMIRAALLGHDIKTNVPTISEHHASLGAEATASLGDSGCIPLGIPGLTKDYAAATEYEMAWPEKLKNDVRAPDAFEIKLPTFSFDTCIEPVFEFPSDAGSALVDAFAESFSAIIEGAIDAGMQAIKNINPEQLKNMAEDAEKKLKHIKDLVKDVKGWVNGRRLLENVDRSDHHTAQALERAAAALGRKPDDDVPADEFIESEQADAIDTLKEVKYRQDAYVDQLELEIFNSVSKLQHIFGNSQFGAVDSSGKLLPSLGHEIAADLGFDMGDSKAKFEAALMKLVNIKLGFTVTRTATFETGVKVSNGLFRHGDLMDVLGVPAKKRFMESLTEIGIPSVPLISAYAGVNMGFELPYYFTADAGGEFGFTVEVINELFIGLKNGKAGVTFKEPVINTGSELSGSVSAALQVGASAQLREFTAGLCVMFVCTGPRVGVQQDFQLGFDLLGGASMAHGTGDSCVNGPVQLATTFTDWDYSAADKERCHLRSDGSFLLGGYMQIPTPKATVVMTTSLGVDGPGSEEPWHDFEVQDKIDEALGGSNPEFMFIGSLFPPVCEGNSGVRLATCDEESAAAVSSSLGSDQCMPTSMQISTDVEPLHDIDHVADAAAKRSEVLAEYQVTADEEEDQANMNAANEATANRSLKSKKAAKALKKAIGRR; this is translated from the coding sequence ATGTACGCCGCGACCGATCATCGCGtcaacgtcgccgaggagggtaACCCCCAGCTTCAACCGCTCGTGGCCCActcctcgcgccgagccgccgggTCTGCGCATGCGACCCTCTtctccgtcgcgatcgtcctCGGGACTTTCGCGGCTGGCCTCATCGCCGGTAACACGGCCATCGCCCCGGGGACGCTCTCGCTGCTCGGGTCACCGCACTCGAGCAGCGTGAGCGGCGCACCGCACTCGAGCAGCGTGAGCGGCGCACCGCACTCGAGCGGCGTGAGCGTCACAGAGTCatccgcggctcccgcggcggccgaccaaccccgcctcggcgaccacCACCGCGCTCCCTCTCATGCTCACCAGGGAGATGGCGAAgcagaggaggaggaccaaGTCTCACTTGACAACGCGCGAGCGGACTTGGGTTTTGACGCCTGGTCTAAAGAAGTGAAAAAATGGAAAAAAGAGGCGAGCAAATGGAAAAAAGAGGCGAGCAAATTCAAGAAAGATGCGGACAACAGACTTAACGTCATCAACCACGTCAAGAGCGACGCCAACGAGATGTGGGGCGATGTCGTGAATGTCAAGGATGAAATCCACGACATCGTCAACAAGGCCAAAAGACTGGTGACCACCGTCGCTAATGCACCGGCGAAGCTTTTCAAACAAATTGAGAAGCACGTCATCCCTACGGATGCCGCGGGCCTGATCCGAGCTATTGATATCCCAAaggtcggcggcgcctctgctgctgctgcccTTGGTCGGGCGATGGGTTCCGGTCCTGCCATCTTCCTCCCCCAGAACGAGGGCGCTTTACGTTCAATGATCCGTGCCGCGCTGCTCGGTCATGACATCAAGACGAATGTGCCGACAATCTCGGAGCATCACGCATCCCTTGGCGCCGAAGCCACTGCATCTCTCGGCGACTCTGGTTGCATTCCGCTTGGGATTCCTGGTCTCACAAAAGattacgccgccgccaccgagtACGAGATGGCATGGCCCGAAAAGCTGAAAAATGACGTTCGCGCCCCAGACGCATTCGAGATCAAGCTTCCGACGTTCAGTTTCGACACCTGCATCGAACCTGTCTTCGAGTTCCCAAGCGATGCAGGGTCAGCTCTCGTTGACGCCTTCGCTGAAAGTTTTTCTGCCATCATCGAAGGAGCCATTGACGCGGGTATGCAAGCGATCAAGAACATTAACCCGGAACAACTCAAAAATATGGCAGAGGATGCCGAGAAAAAGCTCAAGCACATCAAGGATCTTGTTAAAGACGTCAAAGGCTGGGTTAATGGGAGACGTCTCCTCGAGAATGTCGACCGGTCCGATCACCACACCGCACAAGcactcgagcgcgccgccgctgccctcGGGCGCAAACCGGACGATGATGTACCAGCTGACGAGTTCATCGAGAGCGAGCAAGCTGACGCGATTGACACGTTGAAGGAAGTTAAGTACCGCCAAGATGCTTACGTCGaccagctcgagctcgagatTTTCAATTCCGTGTCGAAGCTGCAGCACATCTTTGGGAACAGCCAATTCGGAGCGGTCGACTCGTCGGGCAAGCTGTTACCCAGCCTCGGACATGAAATTGCGGCTGACCTCGGCTTCGACATGGGTGACTCAAAGGCAAAGTTCGAGGCGGCTCTCATGAAGTTGGTCAACATCAAGTTGGGTTTCACGGTGACCCGAACCGCGACGTTCGAGACCGGCGTCAAGGTCTCCAACGGCCTCTTCCGCCACGGTGACCTGatggacgtcctcggcgtcccagCCAAAAAGCGTTTCATGGAATCTTTAACTGAGATTGGTATTCCCAGTGTCCCCCTCATCTCGGCGTACGCCGGCGTCAACATGGGATTCGAGCTGCCGTACTACTTCACCGCTGATGCTGGCGGCGAGTTCGGGTTCACGGTTGAGGTGATCAATGAGCTTTTCATCGGACTCAAGAACGGCAAGGCGGGTGTGACGTTCAAAGAACCCGTGATCAATACCGGCAGTGAACTCAGCGGCAGCGTGTCGGCAGCCTTGCAagtcggcgcgagcgctcAGCTCCGAGAATTCACCGCCGGTCTCTGTGTGATGTTTGTCTGCACCGGGCCCCGTGTTGGCGTTCAACAGGACTTCCAACTCGGCTTCGATCTTCTCGGCGGAGCCTCGATGGCGCACGGAACAGGCGACAGTTGCGTCAATGGACCCGTGCAGCTCGCCACCACGTTCACCGACTGGGACtacagcgccgcggacaagGAGCGCTGCCACCTCCGATCCGATGGGTCGTTCCTCCTGGGGGGATACATGCAAATACCGACTCCAAAGGCCACCGTCGTGATGACCACCAgtcttggcgtcgacggcccTGGCTCGGAAGAACCCTGGCACGATTTCGAGGTACAGGACAAAATCGACGAAGCTTTGGGAGGATCTAACCCCGAGTTCATGTTCATTGGATCCCTCTTCCCCCCTGTTTGTGAGGGAAATTCCGGCGTGCGCCTCGCGACCTGCGACGAGGAGTCTGCCGCGGCTGTCTCGTCATCGCTCGGGTCCGATCAGTGCATGCCGACTTCAATGCAAATTTCGACCGATGTCGAGCCTCTCCATGATATCGACCACGTCGCAGATGCTGCAGCCAAAAGATCCGAGGTACTGGCTGAATATCAAGTCACAGCCGATGAGGAGGAAGATCAAGCCAACATGAACGCTGCGAACGAGGCTACGGCTAACCGTTCATTGAAgtcgaagaaggcggcgaaggcgttgAAGAAGGCGATCGGGCGAAGATGA
- a CDS encoding predicted protein gives MGDRTVLTRHCWGCGTALNVPKLPGGGDSPAFKCVWCEAVNETAPRSRHGRVRRNLEHAFTRWGGRVLVAGVVVIALAVARAPVARFAPVVYPESPAARLAIAALTLALLFNVFFNYYHAVVAEAGSVAHLPRPVNPRPFDDDTWESSESESAMTRGTGIADGPERTDAPEVTRGVFAGCRLCVPCGRAKPRGAHHCRTCRKCVAGMDHHCPFIGNCVGDGNTRHFLLFCLYVALGCGWSVAWAIACARADADGYRAFHDALFDYDAYGKRALAIAGERGGSMDDLAKVNGASAFFQALFAWTYATLKAAKMNVRVAFEQSPAWVNAWAFVCTIGGVICVATAGLFASTLNAVASGETYVEALKSRSSSRGGGGGGGAGRSAGVGMASVGDDDGGELRDVGRGRGVRGGGDDGGDDSCARGCTAAFRCLSGYCPFVTEFCGCCFWFCVPSEFGPAPWSKIGMFHLRQVFGSGHPAFWAMPRASPPQGARGSSQLKKE, from the exons ATGGGCGATCGAACCGTCCTGACCAGGCACTGCTGG GGATGCGGCACCGCTCTGAACGTCCCCAAgcttcccggcggcggcgatagCCCCGCGTTCAAGTGCGTGTGGTGCGAGGCCGTCAACGAGACCGCCCCGCGGAGCAGGCACGGCCGCGTGCGACGGAACCTGGAGCACGCGTTCACGCGCtggggcgggcgcgtcctcgtggcgggcgtcgtcgtcatcgcgctcgccgtcgcgcgcgcccccgtcgcgcgcttcgcgccggTCGTCTACCCGGaatcccccgccgcgcgcctggccatcgccgcgctcaccctcGCGCTGCTCTTCAACGTCTTCTTCAATTACtaccacgccgtcgtcgccgaggccggttCGGTGGCGCACCTTCCCAGGCCCGTCAACCCGAGgccgttcgacgacgacacgtGGGAGTCATCAGAATCGGagtcggcgatgacgagggGTACCGGCATCGCGGACGGACCGGAgcggacggacgcgccggaggTGACCCGAGGGGTCTTTGCCGGGTGTCGTTTATGCGTCCCGTGCGGACGGGCCAAGCCGAGGGGCGCGCACCACTGCCGAACGTGCCGCAAGTGCGTCGCGGGCATGGACCACCACTGCCCGTTCATCGGCAActgcgtcggcgacggcaacACCCGACACTTTCTGCTCTTCTGCCTGtacgtcgcgctcgggtgCGGTTGGTCCGTGGCGTGGGCAATCGCGTGCGCTCGAGCAGACGCCGACGGGTACCGAGCCTTTCACGACGCCCTCTTCGACTACGACGCGTACGGcaagcgcgcgctcgcgatcgccggcgaacgcggcgggtcgatggaCGATTTGGCGAAGGTgaacggcgcgtccgcgtttTTCCAAGCGCTGTTCGCGTGGACCTACGCGacgctcaaggcggcgaagatgaaCGTCCGAGTCGCGTTTGAGCAATCGCCGGCGTGGGTCAACGCGTGGGCGTTCGTGTGCACGATCGGGGGCGTGATatgcgtcgccaccgcgggtcTGTTCGCGAGCACGTTGAACGCCGTGGCGTCGGGGGAGACGTACGTTGAGGCGCTGAAGAGtaggtcctcctcgcgcggcggcggaggcggaggcggagccgggaggagcgccggGGTGGGGatggcgagcgtcggcgacgacgacgggggtgAGCTGAGggacgtcgggcgcgggcggggcgttcgcggcggcggcgacgacggcggcgacgactcgtGCGCCCGGGGGTGCACGGCGGCGTTTCGGTGCCTGAGCGGGTACTGCCCCTTTGTCACCGAATTTTGCGGGTGTTGCTTTTGGTTTTGCGTGCCGAGCGAGTTTGGTCCGGCGCCGTGGTCGAAGATAGGGATGTTCCACCTGCGGCAGGTGTTCGGGAGCGGGCACCCGGCGTTTTGGGCGAtgccccgcgcgagcccgccgcaGGGCGCGAGGGGATCGTCGCAGCTGAAGAAGGAgtga
- a CDS encoding predicted protein, which yields MDPDEALARALQEEEDRAAAAALLAAERQDGGGEHARRVAFGARLESGVRTALAFEDPAARAHALSVVPVDRLEAEAAALVAESEAAANAHDAEDGDDTAGAKPLSLEDAVLLRALRWFKREFFTWCDKPACKTCGFKDVRHEGTGEPTAEERAHDAGRVETYRCPLCQAVTRFPRYNDARKLLETRTGRCGEWANAFTLICRAMGYDVRWCLDWTDHVWTEVWSVSQNRWLHCDSCEDVCDKPLLYDKGWGKRLTYVVAFGKDEAVDVTRRYVADYARCLGRRTECHEEWLAATLGAL from the coding sequence atggacccgGACGaagccctcgcccgcgctctTCAGGAAGAGGaagaccgcgccgccgccgccgcgctcctcgccgccgagcgtcaagacggcgggggcgaacacgcgcggcgcgtcgcatTCGGCGCCCGGCTCGAGTCGGGGGTGCGGACCGCGCTGGCTTTCgaggatcccgccgcgcgcgcgcacgcgctgagcgtcgtgcccgtcgacaggctcgaggcggaggccgccgcgctcgtggcggagtcggaggcggcggcgaacgcgcacgacgccgaggacggggacgacacagctggcgcgaaGCCCCTGtcgctcgaggacgccgtgctgctccgcgcgctccgatGGTTCAAGCGCGAGTTCTTCACGTGGTGCGACAAGCCCGCGTGCAAGACGTGCGGGTTCAAAGACGTCCGGCACGAGGGAACGGGCGAacccaccgcggaggagcgcgcgcacgacgcggggcgggtCGAGACGTACAGGTGCCCGCTGTGCCAGGCGGTGACGCGTTTTCCCAGGTACAACGACGCGCGAAAGCTGCTGGAGACTCGGACGGGCCGGTGCGGCGAATGGGCCAACGCGTTCACGCTGATTTGCCGCGCGATGGGGTACGACGTCCGGTGGTGTCTCGACTGGACCGATCACGTGTGGACGGAGGTGTGGAGCGTCTCGCAGAACAGGTGGCTTCACTGCGACAGCTGCGAGGACGTCTGCGACAAGCCGCTGCTCTACGATAAAGGCTGGGGGAAGCGGCTTACGTACGTGGTGGCGTTCGGcaaggacgaggcggtggacgtgaCGCGGCGGTACGTCGCGGACTACGCGCGGTGTCTCGGACGACGGACGGAGTGTCACGAAGAGtggctggcggcgacgttgggggcgctc
- a CDS encoding predicted protein gives MAANSIIVQCLKCNKVLSDSTALVLSDKERKILGVKGASSIQVHEEAVSDPSDGGDSEYNIITCVQCSAEVGKVYVRTSQETAKLQDLISLSTDAVCSYQLGRHEMRVQGTGDLNPLSEERVTRLEEQMVKVENVLVLFNERWHAMESALRQLQQRVDVVSTPSQRHGMAWGMGPTGASPSGASPGGGGGGSVGRGPGGGVGMPMLPGEAGGRGGGGSPYGADVGGGGGGGGGFRSAGSGAAAAMYGSPHFRGQRAQ, from the exons ATGGCTGCCAACAGCATCATCGTGCAGTGCCTGAAGTGCAACAAGGTGCTGAGCGACagcaccgcgctcgtcctcaGCGACAAGGAGCGCAAGATACTCGGCGTCAAGGGGGCGTCGTCCATACAGGTCCACGAG gAGGCCGTGAGCGACCcgtcggacggcggcgacagcgaGTACAACATCATCACCTGCGTCCAGTGCTCCGCCGAGGTTGGCAAGGTGTACGTTCGAACCTCCCAAGAGACGGCCAAGCTCCAAGATCTCATCTCCCTCTCCACCGACGCTGTGTGCTCGTACCAGCTGGGACGTCACGAGATGCGCGTCCAGGGCACCGGCGACCTCAACCCGCTgtccgaggagcgcgtcacGCGGCTCGAGGAGCAGATGGTCAAGGTGGAGAACGTGTTGGTGCTGTTCAACGAGCGGTGGCACGCGATGGAGTCGGCGCTGCGGCAGCTGCAgcaacgcgtcgacgtggtgAGCACCCCGTCGCAGCGGCACGGCATGGCGTGGGGGATGGGACCCACCGGCGCGAGTCCCAGCGGCGCGagtcccggcggcggaggggggGGGAGCGTGGGGCgcgggccgggcggcggggtcgggaTGCCCATGCTCCCcggggaggcgggggggcgcggaggagggggaTCGCCgtacggcgcggacgtcggcggcggcggcgggggcggggggggatTCCGAAGCGCTGggtcgggcgccgcggcggccatgtaCGGCTCGCCGCACTTCAGGGGTCAGCGCGCGCAGTGA